Proteins encoded in a region of the Nitrospira sp. genome:
- a CDS encoding TIGR02270 family protein — protein sequence MIITEIVSQHAEEAAFLWLLRSNAIRQPHYPLKDLAKLDDRVEAHLDGLRVAGEAGWEFCKAALANEEAGEVFAASVMAFESGVEARIQAVLDAVTAKPELVTGMISALGWLPFEQASPHIQRFLTSQVHLHRQVGIAGCAVHRVDPKQALTQAVTSRNLVLCARALKAVGELGRKDLLGAVKENFKAEDETVRYWAAWSGALLGEPAAIPVLRQFVKSGPPKREQACAMALRQMSTELGQTWLKVLASDPATLRFAVQAAGVMGDPANIPWLIQQMANPNMARVAGESFTFITGIDLAYEDLDTDKPEGFEAGPTEDPEDENVAMDADEDLPWSDPQLIEKWWSQNKSRFTNGTRYLCGQPMAIESLNHVLRIGKQRQRVAAALELAMRWPGTPLFNTSAPGFRQTALLQRR from the coding sequence ATGATTATCACCGAGATTGTTTCCCAACATGCCGAAGAAGCGGCCTTTCTCTGGTTGCTCCGGTCGAATGCGATCCGTCAACCGCACTATCCGTTGAAGGATCTGGCGAAGCTGGATGACCGCGTTGAGGCACATCTGGACGGGTTGCGGGTGGCCGGGGAAGCTGGATGGGAGTTCTGCAAGGCCGCTTTGGCGAACGAAGAGGCTGGTGAAGTGTTTGCCGCCTCCGTCATGGCGTTCGAATCCGGAGTTGAGGCGCGCATTCAGGCGGTGCTTGATGCTGTGACGGCTAAACCGGAACTCGTCACTGGTATGATCTCCGCGCTTGGGTGGCTTCCCTTCGAGCAGGCTTCCCCGCACATTCAGCGGTTCCTTACGTCGCAGGTGCATCTTCATCGACAGGTCGGCATTGCTGGTTGTGCCGTCCACCGCGTTGATCCTAAGCAAGCCTTGACGCAAGCCGTTACGTCTCGAAATCTCGTCTTGTGCGCACGTGCGTTGAAAGCCGTTGGTGAGTTGGGACGCAAGGATTTGCTCGGTGCTGTGAAGGAAAACTTCAAGGCCGAGGATGAAACAGTGCGATATTGGGCAGCCTGGTCCGGTGCCTTGCTTGGAGAGCCAGCGGCCATTCCTGTGTTGCGTCAGTTTGTGAAAAGCGGGCCCCCCAAACGCGAGCAGGCTTGTGCAATGGCGCTAAGACAGATGTCTACAGAGCTAGGTCAGACCTGGCTGAAGGTGCTCGCCAGCGATCCGGCGACGCTTCGCTTTGCCGTGCAAGCAGCCGGAGTGATGGGTGATCCAGCCAACATTCCCTGGCTCATTCAACAGATGGCAAATCCGAATATGGCCCGGGTGGCAGGAGAATCCTTCACCTTCATCACCGGAATCGATCTCGCTTATGAAGACTTGGATACAGACAAGCCGGAAGGCTTTGAAGCTGGGCCAACAGAAGACCCGGAAGATGAGAATGTAGCGATGGATGCCGACGAAGATTTGCCCTGGTCCGATCCTCAATTGATTGAGAAGTGGTGGAGCCAAAACAAGAGTCGCTTCACAAACGGGACGCGTTATCTCTGCGGTCAACCGATGGCCATTGAGTCATTGAATCACGTGCTCCGGATCGGCAAACAACGTCAACGTGTCGCTGCGGCCCTTGAACTCGCTATGCGCTGGCCCGGCACCCCTCTGTTCAACACCAGCGCCCCCGGCTTCCGACAGACGGCGTTGCTTCAAAGGCGGTAA
- a CDS encoding AbrB/MazE/SpoVT family DNA-binding domain-containing protein, producing MRVTTKGQVTIPRKVREELGINPHSEVEFVKQKDGSYRLIKRNGSASRSSRVAALRGTATVKMTTEEIMALTRGR from the coding sequence ATGCGAGTCACCACCAAGGGACAAGTGACGATTCCAAGGAAGGTTCGCGAGGAGCTTGGGATCAACCCTCATTCAGAAGTCGAGTTTGTGAAGCAGAAGGATGGCAGCTATCGGCTCATCAAGCGCAATGGATCGGCTTCCAGGTCCTCACGCGTTGCCGCGCTTCGCGGAACTGCGACGGTGAAAATGACGACCGAGGAAATTATGGCGTTGACCCGTGGCCGATGA
- a CDS encoding DUF1902 domain-containing protein, giving the protein MERIVNLHIEKLPEGLYLATSDAIQGLMVQGRTIQETIEIARDVAKKLLEAKQEREGELPLPPARDEFDYPLIVNA; this is encoded by the coding sequence ATGGAGCGCATCGTCAACCTCCATATTGAAAAACTCCCCGAGGGCCTCTACCTTGCGACCTCGGACGCAATACAGGGTCTCATGGTGCAAGGCCGTACGATCCAAGAAACCATCGAGATCGCCCGTGATGTCGCCAAAAAGCTTCTGGAGGCAAAACAGGAACGCGAAGGAGAACTCCCACTCCCTCCCGCACGTGATGAATTCGATTATCCCCTCATTGTGAATGCCTAA
- a CDS encoding type II toxin-antitoxin system VapC family toxin → MMLYLDTSALVKLYVNEPMSRELAAAMDEAEAVATSLLAYVESRATFARIRREARLSAQAYRRIVDAFVEDWTRYISIEVTDRIVKDAGDLAAHRGLRGYVDTMRCIWLQH, encoded by the coding sequence ATGATGCTCTATTTGGACACGAGCGCGTTGGTCAAGCTCTATGTGAACGAACCGATGTCACGAGAACTCGCAGCGGCTATGGATGAGGCAGAAGCTGTCGCGACATCGCTGCTTGCTTATGTCGAATCGCGAGCCACATTTGCTCGCATTCGCCGGGAGGCTCGGCTATCGGCTCAGGCGTATCGTCGCATCGTGGATGCTTTTGTTGAGGATTGGACGCGGTATATCTCGATAGAAGTCACGGACCGGATCGTCAAGGACGCAGGGGACTTGGCGGCTCATCGTGGGTTGCGTGGATACGTGGATACGATGCGTTGCATTTGGCTTCAGCATTGA
- a CDS encoding type II toxin-antitoxin system VapC family toxin, with amino-acid sequence MADEGVLVDANVILDVFGNDPTWADWSQGVLEQCAQEGPLFINPIIYAEVSIGFERIEELEAALGAAGFRMLAIPKEALFLAGKVFLRYRRQGGKKVAPLPDFFIGGHAVVADLPLLTRDARRFRAYFPRLKLIAPRTQPSH; translated from the coding sequence GTGGCCGATGAAGGGGTGTTGGTTGATGCGAATGTCATCCTGGATGTATTCGGGAACGATCCAACCTGGGCGGACTGGTCGCAAGGCGTGCTCGAGCAGTGTGCACAAGAAGGACCGCTGTTTATCAACCCGATCATCTACGCCGAGGTGTCGATCGGATTCGAGCGCATTGAAGAACTCGAAGCCGCGCTTGGTGCGGCGGGCTTCCGCATGCTGGCGATTCCGAAGGAGGCCTTGTTTCTGGCTGGAAAAGTCTTTCTGCGGTACCGGCGACAAGGTGGAAAGAAAGTGGCGCCGTTGCCGGATTTCTTCATCGGCGGGCACGCAGTGGTGGCGGACCTTCCACTGCTCACCCGGGACGCCAGACGGTTTCGTGCCTATTTTCCGCGTCTCAAGCTGATCGCCCCGCGGACTCAGCCGAGCCACTAG